Proteins encoded in a region of the Mycolicibacterium duvalii genome:
- a CDS encoding NYN domain-containing protein, with translation MRWIVDGMNVIGCRPDGWWRDRHRAMTGLVGHLERWAQADGLDVTVVFEKPPRPPVTSTVITVTHAPAAAPNSADDEIVRLVQGAARPADVHVATSDRGLAARVRDAGATVFPAERLRELIDPRSPDGGPDVSNQR, from the coding sequence GTGCGCTGGATTGTCGATGGCATGAACGTGATCGGCTGTCGCCCCGACGGATGGTGGCGGGACCGCCACCGCGCGATGACCGGCCTGGTCGGCCACCTGGAACGGTGGGCACAGGCCGATGGGCTCGACGTGACGGTGGTCTTCGAGAAGCCACCGAGACCACCGGTGACCTCGACGGTCATCACCGTGACGCATGCGCCTGCCGCGGCACCGAATTCGGCCGATGACGAGATCGTCCGGCTGGTGCAGGGTGCGGCGCGACCTGCCGACGTCCACGTCGCCACCTCCGATCGCGGGCTGGCCGCACGGGTGCGCGACGCCGGCGCGACGGTCTTCCCGGCCGAACGGCTGCGCGAGCTGATCGACCCGCGCTCGCCGGACGGGGGCCCGGACGTTTCCAACCAACGGTAG
- a CDS encoding amidohydrolase family protein — protein sequence MTHRVNRVIDGLVNVHFGETAKQPEFMLKVRDDYFKGPKSLYEQVELPALLDEMAEHGVEKAILMDNLVKPSVTARSFVEQRPDKFALAIGGVNLLRPMPSLRELTAVVADLPVAYAAVGPSFWGDGMYPPSDAVYYPLYTKCAELELPLCVNTGLPGPPIPGEVQNPIHLDRVCVRFPELKLCMIHGADPWWDVAIRLLIKYANLRVMTSAWSPKRLPDSLLHFMRTRGKNKVIFASDWPVLRQSRVVPEALALDLPPEVLDNYLYHNANDFFFGTKEQET from the coding sequence ATGACCCACCGAGTGAACCGTGTCATTGATGGCCTGGTCAACGTGCATTTCGGGGAGACGGCCAAGCAGCCCGAGTTCATGCTCAAGGTTCGCGACGACTACTTCAAGGGACCGAAGTCGCTCTACGAGCAAGTCGAGTTGCCCGCCCTGCTCGACGAGATGGCCGAGCACGGTGTGGAGAAGGCCATCCTGATGGACAATCTGGTGAAGCCGTCGGTCACCGCGCGCTCGTTCGTGGAGCAGCGGCCGGACAAGTTCGCGCTCGCGATCGGCGGGGTCAATCTGCTGCGCCCGATGCCGTCGCTGCGGGAGCTGACCGCGGTGGTGGCCGACCTGCCGGTCGCGTATGCCGCTGTGGGGCCGAGCTTCTGGGGTGACGGTATGTACCCGCCCAGCGACGCGGTGTACTACCCGCTCTACACCAAGTGCGCGGAACTCGAACTGCCGCTGTGCGTCAACACCGGCCTGCCGGGCCCGCCCATTCCGGGCGAGGTGCAGAACCCGATCCACCTCGACCGCGTCTGTGTGCGGTTCCCGGAGCTGAAGCTGTGCATGATCCACGGCGCCGACCCGTGGTGGGATGTCGCAATCCGGCTGCTGATCAAGTACGCCAACCTGCGCGTTATGACGTCGGCGTGGTCACCGAAACGCCTGCCCGACAGCCTGCTGCACTTCATGCGCACCCGCGGGAAGAACAAGGTGATCTTCGCGTCGGATTGGCCGGTACTGCGGCAGAGCCGGGTCGTGCCCGAGGCGCTGGCGCTCGATCTGCCGCCCGAGGTGCTCGACAACTACCTGTACCACAACGCGAACGACTTCTTCTTCGGCACGAAGGAACAGGAGACCTGA
- a CDS encoding acyl-CoA dehydrogenase family protein codes for MDFSRVELADEDQRFQDELRGFLSEIVTEEVIRRDRETGDNFDEGVHLALGAAGYLDRDWNPECPNPFTRLQRRIWELEKRRAHVPWVTSGTTAMISRSVQKFGSAELKDEVLPKVYSGHVRMCLGYTEPEGGSDVATCKTRAVRDGSTWVINGSKMFTTGAHNCQYVFLITNTDPTAPKHSSLTMFLVPLDTPGIEIQGIRTVDGDRTNIVYYSDVRVDDRYRLGGVNEGWKVVREPLDAEHGAVDAADDGLADVSIMMHQANFMATAVDKAAEKSAVPDPNGDRLIDDGAVAFRLGRSVARLEAALSAPSIFGRVALAQTMRDISPDLMDIMGAASALPVGTEGAADDGASEYIYRFAPLVGIYGGTLEVFRNMIAQYVLGLGKPNYSPPAKKAS; via the coding sequence ATGGATTTCTCCCGGGTAGAGCTGGCCGACGAGGACCAGAGGTTCCAGGACGAGCTTCGCGGTTTCCTGAGCGAGATCGTCACCGAGGAGGTGATCCGCCGCGACCGCGAGACCGGGGACAACTTCGACGAGGGCGTGCACCTGGCGCTCGGGGCCGCCGGTTATCTCGATCGTGACTGGAATCCGGAGTGCCCCAACCCGTTCACCCGCCTGCAGCGCCGGATCTGGGAGTTGGAGAAGCGGCGCGCTCACGTCCCGTGGGTGACCTCGGGCACTACGGCGATGATCTCCAGGTCGGTGCAGAAGTTCGGTTCGGCCGAGCTGAAGGACGAGGTGCTGCCCAAGGTCTACAGCGGGCATGTGCGCATGTGTCTGGGCTACACCGAACCCGAGGGCGGATCGGACGTCGCCACCTGCAAGACCCGCGCCGTGCGTGACGGGTCGACGTGGGTGATCAATGGGTCGAAGATGTTCACCACGGGCGCGCACAACTGCCAGTACGTCTTCCTCATCACCAACACCGACCCGACCGCACCCAAGCATTCGAGCCTGACGATGTTCCTGGTGCCGCTGGACACTCCCGGCATCGAGATCCAGGGCATCCGCACCGTCGACGGGGACCGCACCAACATCGTCTACTACAGCGACGTCAGGGTCGACGACCGCTACCGCCTCGGCGGCGTCAACGAGGGCTGGAAGGTAGTCCGTGAGCCGCTCGACGCCGAACACGGCGCCGTGGACGCTGCGGACGACGGCCTGGCCGACGTGTCGATCATGATGCACCAGGCCAACTTCATGGCCACCGCCGTCGACAAGGCCGCCGAGAAGTCGGCGGTGCCGGATCCCAACGGCGACAGACTGATCGACGACGGTGCCGTGGCGTTTCGGCTGGGCCGCAGCGTCGCCCGGCTGGAAGCCGCGCTGTCGGCGCCGAGCATCTTCGGCCGCGTCGCCCTGGCCCAGACGATGCGCGACATCTCGCCGGATCTGATGGACATCATGGGCGCTGCCTCCGCGCTGCCGGTCGGTACCGAAGGCGCGGCCGACGACGGCGCCTCGGAGTACATCTACCGGTTCGCCCCGCTGGTCGGGATCTACGGCGGCACCCTCGAGGTGTTCCGCAACATGATCGCGCAGTACGTGCTCGGGCTGGGCAAGCCGAACTACTCGCCACCGGCGAAGAAGGCGTCGTGA
- a CDS encoding CaiB/BaiF CoA transferase family protein, with the protein MEGVRVLEVAQFTFVPAAGAVLADWGADVIKVEHPVRGDTQRGFINMGGFQLDPDRHPLIEHPNRGKRSVGIDVSTPEGQEVLYELARTADVFLTNYMPAQRQKNKFDVEHIRAANPNIIYARGSAYGDKGPERDTGGFDGTAFWTRSGVGHALTPEEIGGALSQGIPAFGDSIGGMNIAGGISAALFHRERTGEAVEIDVSLLSTAWWAAGASVTQGMETGETMRSLMPDSVSAVNPFMANYLTADGGTINLCIVSPTGYIRDAFEHLGLPELADDPRFNDVMPLIQNSEEAARLIAESIRSKPFEYWRQHLKTMKGQWAPFQSLIDLGTDEQALANDMVVEVEAADGGKPFKVVRGPVQFNHEPLETSRAPQASEHTEIVLMELGMDWDRIEALKDSGAIA; encoded by the coding sequence ATGGAGGGCGTCCGCGTCCTCGAGGTTGCACAGTTCACGTTCGTCCCGGCTGCCGGCGCCGTCCTGGCCGACTGGGGCGCCGACGTGATCAAGGTGGAACATCCGGTGCGGGGTGACACCCAGCGTGGCTTCATCAACATGGGCGGCTTTCAACTCGACCCGGATCGTCACCCGTTGATCGAGCATCCGAACCGGGGCAAGCGCAGCGTGGGAATCGACGTGTCCACCCCGGAGGGGCAGGAAGTGCTCTACGAACTCGCCCGGACCGCCGACGTGTTCCTCACCAACTACATGCCGGCTCAGCGGCAGAAGAACAAGTTCGACGTCGAGCACATCCGCGCGGCGAACCCGAACATCATCTACGCCCGCGGCAGCGCCTACGGCGACAAGGGACCCGAACGAGACACCGGCGGCTTCGACGGCACCGCGTTCTGGACTCGCAGTGGTGTCGGGCACGCGTTGACGCCGGAGGAGATCGGTGGCGCACTCTCGCAGGGCATTCCGGCGTTCGGCGACTCGATCGGCGGCATGAACATCGCCGGCGGTATCTCGGCGGCCCTCTTCCACCGCGAGCGCACCGGTGAGGCCGTCGAGATCGACGTGTCGTTGCTCTCGACCGCGTGGTGGGCAGCCGGGGCCAGCGTCACCCAGGGCATGGAAACCGGCGAGACGATGCGCTCGCTGATGCCGGATTCGGTCAGCGCGGTCAATCCGTTCATGGCGAATTACCTGACCGCCGACGGCGGCACCATCAACCTGTGCATCGTGAGCCCGACCGGTTACATCCGGGACGCCTTCGAGCACCTCGGCTTGCCGGAGCTCGCGGACGATCCGCGGTTCAACGACGTCATGCCGTTGATCCAGAACTCCGAGGAGGCGGCCCGGCTGATCGCCGAGTCGATTCGCAGCAAGCCGTTCGAGTACTGGCGCCAGCATCTGAAGACGATGAAGGGCCAGTGGGCGCCGTTCCAGAGTCTGATCGACCTGGGCACCGATGAGCAGGCACTGGCCAACGACATGGTCGTCGAGGTGGAGGCCGCCGACGGCGGCAAGCCGTTCAAAGTGGTGCGCGGTCCGGTGCAGTTCAACCACGAACCGCTGGAGACGTCGCGTGCGCCGCAGGCGTCCGAGCACACCGAGATCGTGCTGATGGAGCTCGGGATGGACTGGGACCGCATCGAGGCGCTCAAGGACAGCGGCGCCATCGCCTGA
- a CDS encoding cytochrome P450, with protein sequence MSSATVSFDPFSDEFFTSPYETYRRLREEAPVYYSEQFDFYALTRHEDVAAAFKDHETFSSAYGVDLAEVRKGEPTKHGSIIAMDPPAHRRMRSLLNKVFTPRAIEAHRGLVTRLIDKHLAALDPDGFDFVQDFSARFPVDIMTTMQGVPDEDHQQVRLWIDELLHREHGEVDMTEAGRKAGVDMAVYYYQLIKQRRDNLGDDLLSKLIAAEIERDNGETEPLNNVEITEFAMLLGGAGAETVTKLLGSAAVVFAENPDQWQLLLDDRGKIPLAVEELLRYEAPAQYNVRCTLREVELHGVTIPAGKPVFLVGGSANRDPQAWTDPDSFDIDRNRTEAQNLGLGYGIHSCLGAALARMESAVALDRMLDFMPRYEVDRSRCTRVNMQNVAGWRNVPVRVLR encoded by the coding sequence GTGAGCTCGGCAACGGTTTCGTTCGACCCGTTCTCCGACGAGTTCTTCACCTCGCCGTACGAGACCTATCGGCGATTACGGGAAGAAGCGCCGGTCTATTACAGCGAACAGTTCGACTTCTACGCGCTGACCCGCCACGAAGACGTCGCCGCGGCGTTCAAGGACCACGAGACGTTCTCGTCGGCCTACGGGGTCGACCTCGCCGAGGTTCGCAAGGGCGAACCGACCAAGCACGGTTCGATCATCGCGATGGACCCGCCGGCGCACCGGCGGATGCGCAGCCTGCTCAACAAGGTGTTCACACCGCGAGCCATCGAAGCCCACCGGGGCCTGGTGACGCGGCTGATCGACAAGCACCTGGCCGCGCTGGATCCCGATGGCTTCGACTTCGTGCAGGACTTCTCAGCGCGGTTCCCCGTCGACATCATGACCACCATGCAGGGGGTCCCCGACGAGGACCACCAGCAGGTGCGGCTGTGGATCGATGAGCTGCTGCACCGTGAGCACGGCGAGGTGGACATGACCGAGGCCGGCCGCAAGGCCGGCGTCGACATGGCCGTGTACTACTACCAGCTGATCAAACAGCGCCGCGACAACCTCGGCGACGATCTGCTCAGCAAGCTCATCGCGGCCGAGATCGAACGGGACAACGGCGAGACGGAGCCGTTGAACAACGTCGAGATCACCGAGTTCGCGATGCTGCTCGGCGGAGCGGGCGCCGAGACGGTCACCAAGCTACTCGGTAGCGCGGCGGTGGTGTTCGCCGAGAACCCCGACCAGTGGCAGTTGCTGCTCGACGACCGCGGCAAGATCCCGCTGGCGGTCGAGGAGTTGCTGCGCTACGAGGCGCCCGCGCAGTACAACGTGCGGTGCACGCTGCGTGAGGTCGAACTGCATGGCGTGACGATTCCGGCGGGCAAACCGGTTTTCCTGGTCGGCGGGTCGGCCAACCGCGATCCCCAAGCCTGGACCGACCCCGACAGCTTCGACATCGATCGCAACCGTACCGAGGCGCAGAATCTCGGTCTGGGCTACGGAATTCACAGCTGCCTCGGCGCGGCACTGGCACGCATGGAAAGTGCTGTCGCACTGGACCGGATGCTCGATTTCATGCCGCGCTACGAGGTCGACCGAAGCCGGTGCACCCGCGTCAACATGCAGAACGTGGCGGGCTGGCGCAACGTCCCGGTCCGAGTGCTGCGATAG
- a CDS encoding thiolase family protein: MHDVAIIGVGLHPFGRFEGKTAMEMGVDAITAAVADAGVAWNDIQFGVGGSWTVANPDAIVGMVGLSGIPFTNVFNACATAASATKACADGIRLGDYDIGIAVGLDKHPRGAFTEDPALVGMPSWYAENGQYLTTQFFGMKANRYLHEHGISHRTLAKVVNKNLRNGALNPNAFRRKPMDEDAILNSPMLNYPLTQYMFCSPDEGAAAVVMCRADIAHRYTDKPVYVRAVEVRTRKYGAYEVNTTFAPVDEDVAPTVYAARSAFEKAGVAPEDVDVIQLQDTDAGAEIIHMAECGFCPDGDQEKLLAEGTTEIGGAMPVNTDGGLLANGEPIGASGLRQIHEIVRQLRGQAGDRQIPGEPKVGFAQLYGAPGTAGATILTT, translated from the coding sequence ATGCACGACGTAGCGATCATCGGCGTGGGACTGCACCCGTTCGGCAGGTTCGAGGGCAAGACCGCGATGGAGATGGGCGTCGACGCCATCACCGCCGCGGTCGCCGACGCAGGCGTGGCGTGGAACGACATCCAGTTCGGTGTCGGCGGCAGCTGGACCGTCGCCAACCCCGACGCCATCGTCGGCATGGTGGGGCTGTCCGGCATCCCGTTCACCAACGTGTTCAACGCCTGCGCCACCGCGGCCAGTGCCACCAAGGCCTGCGCTGACGGAATTCGGCTGGGCGACTACGACATCGGCATCGCCGTAGGCCTGGACAAGCATCCGCGCGGCGCCTTCACCGAAGATCCGGCCTTGGTGGGCATGCCGAGCTGGTACGCCGAGAACGGTCAGTACCTGACCACCCAGTTCTTCGGCATGAAGGCCAACCGCTATCTGCACGAGCACGGCATCAGCCACCGGACGCTGGCCAAGGTGGTCAACAAGAACCTGCGCAATGGGGCGCTGAACCCGAACGCGTTCCGTCGCAAGCCGATGGACGAGGACGCCATCCTGAACTCGCCGATGCTGAACTATCCGCTGACGCAGTACATGTTCTGCTCCCCCGACGAGGGCGCGGCCGCGGTGGTGATGTGCCGCGCCGACATTGCGCACCGGTACACCGACAAGCCGGTCTACGTGCGCGCGGTGGAGGTCCGCACCCGCAAGTACGGGGCCTACGAGGTGAATACGACGTTCGCCCCGGTCGACGAGGACGTCGCGCCGACGGTATACGCGGCACGTTCGGCGTTCGAGAAGGCCGGTGTCGCACCGGAAGACGTCGACGTGATCCAGCTCCAGGACACCGATGCCGGCGCCGAGATCATCCACATGGCCGAATGCGGATTCTGCCCCGACGGCGATCAGGAGAAGCTGCTCGCCGAAGGCACCACCGAGATCGGCGGCGCCATGCCGGTCAACACCGACGGCGGCCTGCTGGCCAACGGCGAGCCGATCGGCGCGTCCGGGCTACGTCAGATCCATGAGATCGTGCGCCAGTTGCGGGGACAGGCCGGCGACCGTCAGATCCCGGGCGAACCCAAGGTCGGCTTCGCCCAGCTCTACGGTGCGCCCGGCACCGCGGGCGCGACGATTCTGACCACCTGA
- a CDS encoding acyl-CoA dehydrogenase family protein, whose translation MDRYELRRLDYSLSEDHQALQAAYKDFFASHCSIETVRAAEETGFDKNLWERLCAMGATSMALPESAGGDGATLVDLTLVAEEVGRSLAPVPWIDHVCAARLLGRLGSVDPDVVSGTTVVGLDAQQDKSRGVRLIPAGSIADRIVLRDGDDVVLLTYGSRPARVDNIGKLPMAWVDPAAADQRTVLASGGAAIDEYQRALDEWRLLTGAALVGLVEETMTIAAEFAKTRYTLGVPISTLQAISHPLANIAITVAGGRNLARRAAWFLDNEPAERPELAPSVFVFMAEEAAKAATMAVHVQGGLGVSAEAAATAYLVRARGWAIAGGDPGVTAKHIARLVADREGRS comes from the coding sequence ATGGACCGCTACGAACTGCGCAGGCTCGACTACAGCCTGTCGGAGGACCATCAGGCACTGCAGGCGGCCTACAAGGACTTTTTCGCCAGCCACTGCTCGATCGAGACGGTGCGCGCCGCCGAGGAGACCGGGTTCGACAAGAACCTGTGGGAACGGTTGTGCGCCATGGGTGCGACATCGATGGCGCTGCCGGAAAGCGCCGGCGGCGACGGCGCCACGCTGGTGGATCTGACCCTGGTGGCCGAGGAGGTCGGCCGGTCGCTGGCCCCGGTGCCCTGGATCGACCACGTGTGCGCCGCGCGCCTGCTCGGCCGTCTCGGGTCGGTGGACCCCGACGTGGTGAGCGGAACGACGGTCGTCGGCCTCGATGCCCAACAGGACAAGTCCCGCGGGGTCCGGTTGATCCCGGCGGGTTCGATCGCCGACCGCATCGTGCTGCGCGACGGTGACGACGTGGTGCTGCTGACCTATGGCTCCCGGCCCGCACGCGTCGACAACATCGGCAAGCTGCCGATGGCGTGGGTTGATCCGGCGGCCGCCGACCAGCGCACCGTGCTGGCCAGCGGCGGCGCCGCGATCGACGAGTACCAGCGCGCGCTCGACGAGTGGCGGCTGCTGACCGGTGCCGCCCTCGTGGGCCTGGTCGAGGAGACGATGACGATCGCCGCCGAGTTCGCCAAGACCCGCTACACCCTCGGGGTGCCGATCTCGACGCTGCAGGCGATCTCACATCCGCTGGCCAACATCGCCATCACCGTCGCCGGCGGACGCAACCTCGCCCGCCGTGCGGCCTGGTTCCTCGACAACGAGCCCGCCGAACGGCCGGAGCTGGCGCCGTCGGTGTTCGTCTTCATGGCCGAGGAGGCCGCCAAGGCCGCCACCATGGCGGTGCACGTCCAAGGTGGACTCGGGGTGTCGGCCGAAGCGGCCGCGACCGCCTACTTGGTGCGTGCCCGCGGCTGGGCGATCGCCGGGGGAGACCCGGGCGTCACCGCCAAACACATCGCACGCCTGGTCGCCGATCGGGAAGGACGGAGCTGA
- a CDS encoding aldehyde dehydrogenase family protein — translation MSDAVTETGPTSETSIDIGRRAGARAERRMLIAGALVDAASGAEFDNVSPATGEVLGTAAAAGAVDMERAIDAARSAFDTTDWSTNPTLRRRCLEQLQAALESEKELLREELVAETGCPVMTTQSAQLDWPLAESLRYPARLIDSFEWERLLDGGGLFGERNIRVVVKEPVGVVAAITPSNFPIEVILNKLGPALATGNTVILKPDPHTPWNATRLGRLIAERTDIPPGVVNVVTTPSNDVAGQLGTDPRVDLVSFTGSTTVGKLLMRQGADTMKRMFLELGGKSAAIVLDDANPAVIVPTAIGVCVHAGQACAATSRMLVHRSLYEQAVADITLAYQHVPVGDPVDPATLVGPVVSAAQKDRVLRALDGALRDGAEITVGGGSVDGLPEHLMHGHFVAPTVVTGVPSSAAIAQQEIFGPVLVVLPFDDDDEAVRIANDSAFGLAGAVMSRSEERGMQIARRVRTGAFGVNGGMFYGADAPFGGYKSSGVGRQCGIEGFGQYLETKTIARRERRRS, via the coding sequence ATGAGCGACGCCGTCACCGAGACCGGCCCGACCAGCGAAACCAGTATCGACATCGGTCGCCGCGCCGGTGCGCGGGCCGAACGGCGGATGCTCATCGCCGGTGCACTCGTCGACGCTGCCTCGGGTGCGGAATTCGACAACGTCAGCCCGGCGACCGGGGAGGTGCTGGGTACCGCGGCCGCGGCCGGGGCTGTCGACATGGAGCGGGCCATCGATGCTGCCCGGTCGGCCTTCGACACGACGGACTGGTCGACGAACCCCACACTGCGGCGCCGCTGCCTCGAGCAGCTTCAGGCGGCGCTGGAATCCGAAAAGGAGCTGCTGCGCGAGGAACTGGTCGCTGAGACCGGATGCCCGGTGATGACCACACAGTCCGCACAACTCGACTGGCCGCTGGCCGAGTCGTTGCGCTATCCGGCTCGGTTGATCGACAGCTTCGAGTGGGAGCGCCTCCTCGACGGAGGTGGCCTGTTCGGCGAACGCAACATCCGCGTGGTGGTCAAGGAGCCGGTCGGCGTCGTCGCGGCGATCACGCCGTCGAACTTCCCGATCGAGGTCATCCTCAACAAACTGGGCCCGGCGCTGGCGACCGGCAACACCGTGATCCTCAAACCCGACCCCCACACGCCGTGGAACGCCACCCGGCTGGGCCGCCTCATCGCCGAGCGCACCGACATCCCGCCCGGTGTGGTCAACGTCGTCACCACGCCGTCGAACGACGTGGCCGGTCAGCTCGGCACCGACCCCCGCGTGGACCTGGTGTCGTTCACCGGCTCCACCACCGTCGGCAAGCTGCTGATGCGTCAGGGCGCGGACACGATGAAGCGGATGTTCCTCGAGTTGGGCGGCAAGTCGGCGGCGATCGTGCTCGACGACGCCAATCCCGCAGTGATCGTGCCGACCGCGATCGGGGTGTGTGTGCACGCCGGGCAGGCATGCGCGGCGACCAGCCGGATGCTGGTGCACCGCTCGCTCTATGAGCAGGCCGTCGCCGATATCACCCTGGCGTATCAGCATGTGCCGGTGGGTGATCCGGTCGACCCCGCAACTCTGGTGGGACCGGTGGTCAGCGCCGCGCAGAAAGACCGGGTGCTCCGCGCGCTCGACGGCGCCCTTCGCGACGGGGCGGAGATCACCGTCGGCGGAGGGTCGGTCGACGGGTTGCCGGAGCACCTGATGCACGGCCACTTCGTGGCGCCCACCGTGGTGACCGGAGTGCCCAGCAGTGCCGCCATCGCGCAGCAGGAGATCTTCGGGCCCGTGCTGGTGGTGCTGCCGTTCGACGATGACGACGAGGCCGTGCGGATCGCCAACGACAGCGCGTTCGGGCTGGCCGGCGCGGTGATGTCGCGCTCGGAGGAGCGGGGCATGCAGATCGCCCGCCGCGTGCGCACCGGTGCGTTCGGCGTCAACGGCGGCATGTTCTACGGCGCCGATGCCCCCTTCGGCGGTTATAAGAGCAGCGGTGTCGGACGGCAGTGCGGCATCGAGGGTTTCGGACAGTATCTCGAGACCAAGACGATCGCACGCCGGGAGCGCCGGCGCAGTTGA
- a CDS encoding molybdopterin-containing oxidoreductase family protein encodes MADPTASTVEHKVTFCRICEPLCGMIATVEDGRLTALRPDKDHPLSSGFACQKGIAFTEVVNDPDRVTAPLRRTPTGFEEVSWDEALGDIAGRLSAVLAAHGPGAVGWYMGNPGAFSYAHVLSALGFIKGLGRGSHFYTASSQDTNSRLMASQLLYGTPTSVPIPDLTRTDLLIVMGANPVVSHGSFLTAPRIKDRMHDIVKRGGRVVVIDPRRTETAAMFEWCGIVPDTDSLLLLSLLQVLFAEGLADVDHLAASADGVEWLRAQVQRFTPESTAATTGIDADVVRGLARDLASTPRAAIYGRLGTCVGRYGTLTSYLIDVVNLVAGNLDRPGGSVFGGLGLPAEQWVNTAMGAVLRRTYRRRRSRIGGVPALIGSEPAALMAKEILTPGQRQIRALFISAGNPVLSVPNGDELESALGSLELSVALDFYLTETTAQCDYVLPVTTMYERDDFPLTFQLFQATPFRQATEAVVAPVGQSRPESQIVGELIGRLSGRVPAFTALTAMGTVMSRVGVGVTARRFADGIIRVAGGGDRFGLRRGGLTFDRLTREHPHGKILDPHLGTGRLRRVIGYPNRRIQLRHNAIAEQIATLSGQQYPADYPLRMIGMRETRSENSWMHNAPLLMRGERGHHGLMNADDAAELGVEDGAHVQVTSPYGQITVPVKLTKDLTAGVVALPHGWGHKGTGGWQLANKAGGANVNQLTSSDPADVEPLSGMAWLTGVPVRVEPV; translated from the coding sequence ATGGCAGACCCCACCGCGTCGACCGTCGAGCACAAGGTGACGTTCTGTCGCATCTGCGAACCGCTGTGCGGCATGATCGCCACCGTCGAGGACGGCAGGCTCACCGCGCTGCGCCCGGACAAGGACCATCCGCTGTCGTCGGGTTTCGCCTGCCAGAAGGGCATCGCATTCACCGAGGTGGTCAACGACCCCGATCGCGTCACCGCGCCGCTGCGGCGCACCCCGACGGGCTTCGAAGAGGTCAGTTGGGACGAGGCGCTGGGGGATATCGCCGGCCGGTTGTCGGCCGTCCTGGCCGCGCACGGACCGGGCGCCGTCGGCTGGTACATGGGCAACCCCGGCGCGTTCAGCTATGCCCATGTGTTGTCGGCGCTGGGGTTCATCAAGGGGCTCGGCCGGGGCAGCCACTTCTACACTGCGTCCTCGCAGGACACCAACAGCCGGTTGATGGCCAGCCAATTGCTCTACGGCACCCCGACATCGGTGCCGATCCCGGATCTGACCCGTACCGATCTGCTGATCGTGATGGGCGCCAATCCGGTGGTGTCGCACGGTAGCTTTCTGACCGCGCCGCGGATCAAAGACCGGATGCACGACATCGTCAAGCGCGGCGGCCGCGTCGTGGTCATCGATCCGCGGCGGACCGAGACCGCGGCGATGTTCGAGTGGTGCGGCATCGTGCCCGACACCGACTCGCTGCTGCTGTTGTCGTTGCTGCAGGTGCTTTTCGCCGAGGGCCTCGCCGACGTCGACCACCTCGCGGCGTCCGCCGACGGAGTCGAATGGCTGCGCGCCCAGGTGCAGCGGTTCACCCCCGAGTCGACCGCGGCCACGACCGGGATCGACGCCGACGTGGTCCGCGGGCTGGCCCGTGACCTCGCGTCGACGCCGCGGGCCGCGATCTACGGCCGGCTGGGGACCTGCGTCGGCCGCTACGGCACGTTGACGTCGTATCTGATCGACGTGGTGAACCTGGTCGCGGGCAACCTCGACCGCCCCGGGGGGTCGGTGTTCGGCGGCCTCGGCCTGCCCGCCGAACAGTGGGTCAACACCGCGATGGGGGCGGTGCTGCGCAGAACCTACCGGCGCCGGCGCTCGCGGATCGGCGGGGTGCCCGCGCTGATCGGTTCCGAACCGGCGGCGCTGATGGCCAAGGAGATCCTCACCCCGGGGCAGCGGCAGATCCGGGCGCTGTTCATCAGCGCGGGAAACCCGGTGCTCTCGGTGCCCAACGGTGACGAACTGGAATCGGCGCTGGGCTCACTGGAGCTGTCGGTGGCGCTGGACTTCTACCTGACCGAGACCACCGCGCAGTGCGACTACGTCCTGCCGGTGACCACGATGTACGAGCGCGACGACTTCCCGCTGACGTTCCAGCTTTTCCAGGCCACGCCGTTCCGGCAGGCCACCGAGGCCGTGGTGGCGCCCGTCGGGCAGTCCCGGCCGGAGTCACAGATCGTCGGTGAGCTGATCGGGCGGCTGTCCGGTCGGGTGCCGGCGTTCACGGCGCTGACCGCGATGGGCACGGTGATGAGCCGCGTCGGCGTCGGCGTGACGGCGCGGCGGTTCGCCGACGGCATCATCCGGGTCGCTGGAGGCGGCGACCGGTTCGGGCTGCGGCGCGGCGGGCTGACGTTCGACCGGCTGACCCGGGAACATCCCCACGGCAAGATCCTCGACCCGCATCTGGGCACCGGCCGCCTGCGGCGGGTGATCGGTTACCCGAACCGTCGGATCCAGCTGCGTCACAACGCCATCGCCGAGCAGATCGCGACGCTGTCGGGCCAGCAGTACCCGGCTGACTATCCGCTACGGATGATCGGTATGCGCGAAACCCGTTCGGAGAACTCGTGGATGCACAACGCGCCGTTGTTGATGCGTGGCGAGCGCGGTCACCATGGCTTGATGAACGCCGATGACGCCGCCGAGCTGGGCGTCGAAGACGGTGCGCACGTGCAGGTCACTTCGCCCTACGGGCAGATCACCGTGCCGGTGAAGCTGACCAAGGATCTCACGGCAGGGGTGGTGGCGCTGCCGCACGGCTGGGGACACAAGGGCACCGGCGGGTGGCAGCTGGCCAACAAGGCCGGCGGCGCCAACGTCAACCAGCTGACGTCCAGCGATCCCGCCGACGTCGAGCCGCTCAGCGGAATGGCGTGGTTGACCGGCGTCCCCGTGCGTGTCGAACCGGTCTAG